In a genomic window of Agrobacterium tumefaciens:
- a CDS encoding IS30 family transposase has product MSDCYQQMTLADRRLLHRFVEQKLAVNEMARRLGRHRSTIYREIRRNTFRDQELPEYSGYFPTIADEITRERRRRLRKLRRHPDLRAEVISQLEARWSPEQIAGRLLSERRSPVRVSAETIYRFIYSKEDYELGLYRYLPEARRKRRPRGSRKPRDGVFPASHRISQRPDFIGDRSQFGHWEGDLIIFERPFGHANVTSLVERKSRYTVLIKNPSRHSRPIMDKIVRAFSSLPAFARQSFTFDRGTEFAAFRALEDGIGARSWFCDPSAPWQKGTVENTNKRIRRFLPGSTDLAVVSQRDLLHLTRHINNQPRKCLGYKTPTEAFMAHLQGEA; this is encoded by the coding sequence ATGTCTGACTGTTATCAGCAAATGACCCTCGCCGATCGTCGTCTTCTTCATCGCTTCGTAGAGCAGAAACTTGCTGTCAATGAAATGGCCCGTCGGCTAGGACGCCACCGATCGACGATCTATCGGGAGATCCGTCGAAACACGTTCCGCGATCAGGAACTTCCTGAATACAGCGGCTACTTTCCGACCATTGCTGATGAGATTACGCGCGAACGTCGGCGGCGTCTGAGAAAGCTTCGACGCCATCCAGATCTTCGTGCTGAAGTTATCAGTCAACTGGAGGCTCGGTGGTCTCCAGAGCAGATCGCCGGACGTCTGCTGTCGGAAAGAAGAAGCCCCGTTCGCGTGTCTGCAGAAACGATCTACCGGTTCATCTACAGCAAGGAAGATTACGAACTCGGTCTCTATAGATACCTGCCGGAAGCGCGTCGCAAACGTCGCCCACGGGGCTCAAGGAAGCCTCGCGACGGCGTATTCCCCGCGAGCCATCGCATATCGCAAAGGCCTGATTTTATTGGAGACAGATCGCAGTTCGGGCACTGGGAGGGTGACCTCATCATATTCGAGCGTCCGTTTGGACATGCCAATGTAACATCACTTGTAGAGCGCAAAAGCCGCTACACGGTGCTGATCAAAAACCCGAGCCGGCATTCGCGCCCGATCATGGACAAGATCGTGCGTGCGTTCTCGTCCCTGCCCGCATTCGCGCGCCAGAGTTTTACCTTCGATCGCGGCACGGAGTTTGCTGCATTCCGGGCTTTGGAGGATGGAATTGGCGCACGAAGCTGGTTCTGCGATCCAAGCGCGCCCTGGCAAAAAGGGACCGTCGAGAATACCAACAAGCGAATTCGACGCTTCCTGCCAGGCAGCACAGACCTGGCAGTCGTGTCACAGCGCGACCTTCTCCACCTCACGCGTCATATCAACAACCAACCCAGAAAGTGCCTAGGCTACAAGACGCCAACCGAAGCGTTCATGGCACATTTGCAAGGAGAGGCCTGA
- a CDS encoding ISNCY family transposase has protein sequence MGLIAMSERDLQRIEVLSKVVSGRMTTVSAAHVLDLSERQVRRLLDRIRSGGAASIRHKAIGRPSNNRISDGVRDYAVALVRERYADFGPTLATEKLAERDGLSVSRETVRNWMVDAGIWLSRKQRRTFHRPRLRREAYGELVQIDGSEHRWFEDRGPPCSLLVFVDDATGKLMQLRFVRSESAFTYFEALELYLQCHGAPIAFYSDKHSVFRVAKKDARGGQGMTQFGRALCELNIEILCANSSQAKGRVERMNRTLQDRLVKELRLAGIDSMEAGNAFLPGFMEDYNARFAVCPARSEDLHRPMNLASDRLKEILCKREQRYVGSQLTFSYERQRIMLEESDVTRGLVGKYVETYAYADGRMDVRWKGHYLPYTVFAKDQRVTHAAITENKRLGDVLAYIKERQDAQAKPEVKSNSDKNGYVKRVRGPGRRKDFTNDPAVISRRKKALSRQQAAE, from the coding sequence ATGGGATTGATAGCGATGAGCGAGCGCGATCTGCAGCGGATCGAGGTTTTGTCGAAGGTTGTTTCCGGGCGGATGACGACGGTGTCTGCGGCGCATGTTCTTGATCTGAGTGAGCGCCAGGTGCGTCGGCTGCTGGACCGAATACGGAGTGGCGGCGCTGCGTCGATCCGGCACAAGGCGATCGGCCGGCCGTCCAACAACCGGATCAGTGACGGGGTTCGTGATTATGCGGTGGCGCTGGTTCGGGAACGTTATGCGGATTTTGGGCCGACATTGGCGACGGAGAAGCTGGCTGAGCGCGATGGCTTGTCTGTGTCGCGCGAGACGGTGCGCAACTGGATGGTCGATGCTGGCATTTGGCTGTCGCGCAAGCAGCGCCGGACGTTTCATCGGCCACGGTTGCGACGCGAGGCCTATGGCGAACTGGTGCAGATTGATGGGTCGGAGCATCGTTGGTTTGAGGATCGCGGACCACCCTGCTCACTGCTGGTGTTCGTTGATGACGCGACCGGCAAGCTGATGCAATTGCGCTTTGTGCGGTCCGAAAGTGCCTTCACTTACTTCGAGGCATTGGAGCTCTATCTCCAGTGCCACGGCGCGCCGATTGCCTTTTATTCCGACAAACATTCGGTGTTTCGGGTGGCAAAGAAGGATGCCAGAGGTGGTCAGGGCATGACGCAGTTCGGGCGAGCGCTTTGCGAGCTAAATATAGAAATTCTCTGTGCAAATTCGAGCCAGGCCAAAGGTCGCGTTGAGCGGATGAACCGGACGCTTCAGGACCGTCTGGTCAAGGAATTGCGGTTGGCTGGCATCGACAGCATGGAGGCTGGCAATGCTTTTTTGCCCGGCTTTATGGAGGACTACAACGCCCGTTTTGCGGTTTGCCCTGCCCGATCCGAGGATTTGCATCGACCGATGAACCTGGCGTCGGATCGATTGAAAGAGATCCTCTGCAAGCGAGAACAGCGTTATGTCGGATCGCAGCTGACATTTTCCTATGAGCGACAGCGGATCATGCTGGAAGAAAGCGACGTCACGCGTGGCCTTGTTGGCAAATATGTCGAGACCTACGCCTATGCCGATGGCCGAATGGATGTGCGCTGGAAAGGGCATTACCTGCCCTACACGGTGTTTGCCAAGGATCAGCGGGTGACGCATGCGGCGATCACCGAGAACAAGCGGCTCGGCGATGTTTTGGCCTATATCAAAGAACGCCAGGACGCGCAGGCAAAACCTGAGGTGAAGAGCAACAGCGACAAGAATGGTTATGTCAAACGCGTTCGTGGACCCGGTCGCCGCAAAGACTTCACCAACGATCCGGCTGTAATTTCGCGGCGAAAGAAGGCGCTGTCGCGGCAGCAGGCTGCTGAGTGA
- a CDS encoding metallophosphoesterase family protein, protein MNGLYTDNLITYWLTQMGGMATIDSYLPNRPGKLDDIQDALVEQFSHHQELLNGAADKIINDNLCFVQAGIRPGVPLDQQDPRDLRWIREGFLDHDLPFERLVVHGHTPTENSFPDVLGRRCRWLGFVTVEVRLYPTNPK, encoded by the coding sequence ATGAACGGCTTATATACCGACAATCTGATCACATATTGGCTGACGCAGATGGGTGGCATGGCGACGATTGACAGCTATCTGCCGAACCGGCCAGGCAAACTGGATGATATCCAAGATGCCCTTGTTGAGCAGTTCAGTCATCACCAGGAACTGCTGAACGGGGCAGCCGATAAAATCATCAACGACAACCTTTGCTTCGTCCAGGCTGGTATTCGGCCTGGGGTTCCACTTGACCAACAAGACCCCCGTGACCTGAGATGGATCAGAGAAGGTTTTCTGGACCACGATTTGCCGTTTGAACGACTGGTCGTACACGGTCACACGCCAACTGAAAACAGCTTTCCAGATGTCTTAGGTAGGCGTTGTCGATGGCTGGGGTTCGTCACCGTCGAGGTTCGTCTGTATCCGACCAACCCAAAATGA
- a CDS encoding calcium-binding protein, with protein MATFFDDFTRRTFDNLTKPFHSAPDAVASGYSAYVGISSGLLDNALKGGIKGTAAGKLALSFRAIEDVVVSVATGATDRDLSGAANIAGGLFASAVVGIIAAPTLTGVAAVVVAGYVGSAAAEALYDTVNQHYPNASDDLYEFTANFASDLRSAVTDAAGRYSVGDFFQSIKSMWDDESGDSEPKPASSSQEGYSDENTTVLEPIIIDAEPPAAGQVHVVESWFDPVVLDLTGSGINITAVGSSNTYLNMEGDALQHKTAWAGSGNGVLVLDQQGSGDVNSPEAFIFTSWDPTAKSNTEALANVFDTNRNGKLDAGDARWSEFKILVSNPDGTQQLQTLEQLGIASIDLSTDNNRTVLGDGSVVVGQGGYTRTDGTTGTMADVQFVYDGQGYIVDRETVVNPDGSTSILTSAFHPDGSVAYKSTLVTSADGLTKSLEYDIGGDGVLDTRQTEVTTINSAGDRTQTISNYSPSGHLLSREITSTSADKKNITITRDLDGNGTTDQVETRIIGSDNSTTTTIKYLNQNGSEKEAISVFSNAIGTASSVKSDLNGDGIFDVIENRSVTVNGSGSGTEEVLTQSSNGTVTQRVVTTTSADGRSKEILTDKDGNGVVESRQNSGIVVAADGSSITTQNNFNGDGSLRSGLVTTLSADGLSKTVKADFDGNGVFDLVTEEITVVNADGGRTKTIVESNADASLRATSISNWSADGKTRSDTFDTDGDGDPDFVESVSVLATGESQNVASLFNPDGSLQSRTTTITSADGLTTTILYAGNSAGTTDRTQIRQTATNSDGSSTVTTSQYSASGVLLDKMIVTAGADGLEKNTQWHNAGSGTISRSTNETTVLNPDGSQTQTLIEYHADGSVRATVISTLSADRLGSISRFDANGDGHLDRQIERVTASDGSFIETVSGYNPDGSLKDRTITTRSDDNLNTVVQRDANGDGVYEQKQTTSVVLNGDGGQTTTVTEFHPNGSTSSRLVTTVNGNGLVRVVEYDRNGDGVVDEKITDTTVLKNDGGKTQTITHWNGDGTVKQQSVTTTNGNELSQTATVDKTGAGRIDNTWTEVTVYNADGSQTHTITEFHRNGSLKEKTVKTTSANGNETVVYDLDGDTITDQRSVTHTAANGDVVTTVRDYNSDGSLRDKAVNTTGSDGRSMTLERDTDGDGTIDLTETLSVVSNQDGSQTETRSSFNGDGSLREKVVVTTSVDAQVETTQWDTNGTGGFDLTQTKTSVLSASGESTETVSVLDGLGVLQERVVTKVSPDERTTTVTTDKNGDGHIDQIETSVLDAAGNTVVTMSDFNAGGGLERRLITTTSDDGLSITKQWDTDGNGSADQTQSDVTVLNSNGSRTQTVSNFTASGALADRTVVTTSVDTATTTYNWDNNGDGIFDQSKTETLTVGADGTRTEVTSYFKSDGSLEARYEESKSDDGLSIAKRWDKDGDGTFEESATDVTVFNSDGSITQTIKDNPWFDTVVSTSADGLTKTTATVNSNATTNAQGKTYALENADGSKLEIREDLSFKTITHTSADGRVVEVMHHNLLTNTISQTAETRIAVDGTKTVTVENFNHLGILTDRQTSVTSRGGQTITDYMDINGDGVTDRIQRDVSVVRADGSVVRTLVETNSDGSVREKTITTTSADGRSSVLQRDSAGLGYFDHVETTTHDVSGASKTIYQTFLSDGSLLQSWQKNVRADGNVTKITTNNSSPDGLSNVETHIISIDGSTTGKINYVDMQFNQPLSSITTTLGKDGKSRGLDAFKYLNTAEVISSNTIRYESKPDGFTSEFSSVLADGSTTKESFGFGEDIAQLFEEFSWLSANGESKFTLNSSENGIQIKIDGDNNSVALSNQLFHALTLFNGDGSQYDYASPSLSNSTISISGQANKIWSNNSTVLLAKGGSATINGMSNIVIAGINTEVSINGTDNRVLRTQADISGNRSIDSRHQEDVRLDNRYSFSYVAADKTQKTYLDANKIPVMIFGTWDEIWVYTVTTHVFLNGPIPAIGPWGTYDAISVNDARTYVRGSPALMLETDGYVGFDGGQRVSSGVAGNWVTALGDRSVSLVGSNMRQAVDYLIGGNGNDIIDGRAGESDILHGGAGDDTIYFDAASYGKSGGTSLPQAIDGGSGYDTGIVTSTGDVNISLATGNFEALISNSGNDTITGNPNAAGYIDGGAGNDIIIGGLLDDILLGGTGNDTIYAGQGNDFLIGGAGNDFLSGQDGNDVLNGSDGNDVLNGGAGSDTFIFNLGFGHDTIQDFTKGKDIIEFEYGLFANWQDLVAKTSQVGADTKISYDAENSILIQNVAWAQLGADDFRFA; from the coding sequence ATGGCAACTTTTTTTGATGATTTTACACGACGAACATTTGATAATCTCACCAAGCCATTTCACAGTGCCCCAGACGCGGTAGCCAGCGGCTACTCTGCCTATGTAGGGATATCCAGTGGGTTGTTAGACAATGCCCTGAAGGGAGGCATTAAAGGCACGGCGGCTGGAAAGCTGGCGCTTTCTTTCAGAGCTATTGAAGATGTAGTTGTTTCCGTTGCGACGGGAGCCACCGATCGCGATCTAAGCGGTGCGGCGAATATTGCCGGCGGGCTATTTGCCAGCGCCGTTGTGGGCATTATAGCAGCCCCGACGCTCACAGGGGTCGCCGCCGTTGTCGTGGCCGGATATGTCGGTTCTGCGGCAGCTGAAGCTCTCTACGATACCGTCAATCAGCACTACCCGAACGCGTCTGATGATCTTTATGAGTTTACGGCAAACTTTGCCTCAGATTTGCGAAGTGCCGTTACGGACGCCGCTGGACGATACTCTGTTGGAGACTTTTTCCAGTCGATTAAATCAATGTGGGACGATGAAAGTGGTGACTCGGAACCGAAGCCTGCTTCCTCATCTCAAGAGGGATATTCTGACGAAAACACAACTGTTTTAGAGCCGATCATCATCGATGCCGAGCCGCCCGCTGCGGGGCAAGTGCATGTGGTGGAATCCTGGTTTGACCCTGTCGTTCTCGATCTGACAGGCAGCGGCATTAATATAACCGCGGTTGGTTCGTCGAATACGTATCTGAATATGGAGGGGGACGCGCTACAGCATAAAACCGCCTGGGCAGGAAGCGGCAACGGCGTGCTGGTGCTTGACCAACAGGGGTCCGGAGACGTGAATTCCCCGGAAGCCTTTATCTTTACGTCCTGGGACCCAACGGCAAAATCAAACACCGAGGCGCTGGCCAACGTCTTCGATACGAATAGAAACGGCAAGCTTGATGCGGGCGACGCACGCTGGTCCGAGTTCAAGATACTTGTTTCGAATCCCGACGGCACGCAGCAACTCCAGACCCTTGAACAACTCGGCATCGCGTCCATTGACCTGTCGACCGACAATAATCGCACGGTTTTGGGAGATGGTTCAGTCGTGGTGGGTCAGGGAGGATACACCCGGACCGACGGTACGACCGGTACTATGGCCGATGTCCAGTTTGTTTATGATGGGCAGGGCTACATCGTCGACAGGGAGACTGTCGTCAACCCCGACGGTTCGACATCGATTTTAACGTCCGCCTTCCATCCCGACGGGAGTGTTGCTTACAAGTCGACACTGGTCACGAGCGCTGATGGGCTCACGAAATCCTTAGAGTATGACATTGGTGGGGATGGCGTTCTCGATACCCGCCAAACAGAGGTCACGACGATAAACAGCGCTGGAGATCGCACGCAAACGATTTCCAACTACTCGCCAAGTGGGCACTTGCTGAGTAGGGAGATTACGTCGACAAGCGCCGACAAGAAAAACATAACGATTACGCGCGATCTGGATGGTAACGGCACCACAGATCAGGTTGAGACACGTATTATCGGTTCAGACAACAGCACCACCACCACGATAAAATATCTCAACCAGAACGGCTCCGAAAAGGAGGCCATTTCCGTCTTCTCAAATGCCATCGGAACCGCTTCGAGCGTAAAATCCGATTTGAACGGGGATGGCATTTTCGACGTCATCGAAAATCGCTCTGTCACCGTCAACGGTAGTGGAAGCGGGACGGAAGAAGTCCTCACCCAATCAAGTAATGGAACCGTCACCCAACGTGTGGTGACGACGACAAGCGCTGACGGCCGCTCGAAAGAAATACTGACAGACAAGGACGGGAATGGCGTCGTAGAGAGCAGGCAGAATTCTGGAATAGTTGTCGCAGCTGATGGAAGCTCGATAACAACCCAAAATAATTTCAATGGCGATGGGTCGTTGCGCAGTGGTCTTGTCACTACTTTGAGCGCGGACGGCTTGAGCAAGACCGTCAAAGCTGATTTTGACGGAAACGGCGTTTTCGATCTCGTCACGGAAGAAATCACCGTGGTGAACGCAGACGGTGGGCGAACGAAAACAATTGTGGAATCGAATGCCGATGCCAGCCTTCGGGCCACATCGATTTCAAACTGGAGCGCCGACGGCAAAACGAGATCGGATACTTTCGACACCGATGGAGATGGCGACCCGGACTTCGTGGAATCGGTTTCTGTTCTGGCGACCGGGGAATCGCAGAACGTGGCTAGCCTATTCAATCCTGACGGCTCGCTCCAAAGCAGAACAACGACCATCACGAGCGCAGATGGTCTGACAACGACGATTCTTTATGCTGGTAATTCTGCCGGAACGACGGATCGGACGCAAATACGCCAGACGGCCACGAATTCCGATGGGAGTTCCACAGTCACGACGAGCCAATACAGCGCCTCTGGCGTTTTGCTCGACAAAATGATCGTTACGGCTGGTGCAGACGGGCTAGAGAAAAATACCCAATGGCACAACGCCGGTTCCGGGACAATCAGTCGCTCGACGAACGAGACTACCGTCCTTAACCCTGACGGCAGTCAAACACAGACTCTGATCGAATATCATGCTGATGGCTCCGTGCGCGCGACGGTTATTTCGACGCTCAGTGCTGACCGGTTGGGTTCAATATCCCGATTTGATGCAAACGGCGATGGCCACCTTGATCGCCAGATCGAGCGAGTGACCGCGAGCGACGGCAGCTTTATTGAAACCGTGTCCGGTTATAATCCTGACGGGTCACTAAAAGACCGTACGATCACCACGCGCTCAGATGATAATCTGAATACCGTTGTTCAGAGGGACGCTAATGGAGACGGCGTTTACGAACAAAAACAGACCACAAGTGTCGTCCTGAATGGCGATGGCGGTCAAACGACCACCGTAACTGAATTCCACCCGAATGGCTCGACAAGTTCCCGATTGGTCACGACTGTCAACGGAAATGGGCTCGTTCGTGTCGTGGAATATGATCGCAACGGTGATGGTGTTGTTGATGAAAAAATTACCGACACAACTGTTCTGAAAAATGACGGTGGCAAGACCCAGACGATAACGCACTGGAATGGCGACGGCACGGTCAAGCAACAGAGCGTCACGACCACCAATGGCAACGAACTCTCGCAGACCGCCACCGTTGATAAAACGGGAGCGGGAAGGATCGACAACACTTGGACTGAAGTCACAGTCTACAATGCTGACGGCAGCCAGACGCATACCATCACGGAGTTTCATCGTAACGGCTCTTTGAAGGAAAAGACCGTCAAAACCACCAGTGCCAATGGCAATGAGACCGTCGTGTACGATCTTGATGGCGATACAATTACAGATCAGCGAAGCGTGACTCACACCGCAGCCAACGGCGATGTCGTAACAACGGTGAGAGACTACAACAGTGACGGTAGCTTGCGAGATAAGGCCGTCAACACCACGGGTTCCGATGGTCGCTCAATGACACTTGAGCGGGACACGGACGGTGATGGAACTATTGACCTGACCGAAACTCTATCAGTTGTTTCCAACCAGGATGGTAGTCAGACCGAAACGCGCTCCAGCTTCAATGGTGATGGCAGCCTCCGTGAAAAGGTCGTGGTTACGACGTCGGTAGATGCCCAAGTGGAGACAACACAATGGGACACAAATGGAACCGGCGGCTTTGACCTCACCCAAACGAAAACATCGGTTTTGAGCGCCAGTGGCGAAAGCACCGAGACGGTTTCGGTTCTCGACGGTCTTGGTGTCTTGCAGGAACGGGTTGTCACAAAGGTCAGTCCGGACGAGCGGACAACGACTGTCACCACTGATAAAAATGGCGACGGCCACATTGATCAGATAGAGACATCCGTTCTCGATGCAGCCGGAAACACCGTGGTGACCATGTCTGATTTCAACGCAGGCGGAGGCCTTGAGCGCCGCCTCATCACCACGACAAGTGACGACGGCCTCTCAATAACCAAACAGTGGGATACAGACGGGAACGGTTCGGCCGATCAAACACAAAGCGACGTGACTGTACTGAATTCCAATGGTAGTCGGACACAGACTGTCAGCAATTTCACAGCGAGTGGTGCACTCGCGGACCGGACCGTTGTGACGACGAGCGTCGATACCGCGACAACAACGTATAATTGGGACAATAACGGCGACGGAATTTTCGATCAGAGCAAAACCGAAACACTGACCGTTGGTGCCGATGGAACACGCACCGAGGTGACTTCGTACTTCAAGTCGGACGGTTCACTTGAAGCTCGATATGAAGAGTCGAAAAGCGATGACGGTCTGTCTATTGCCAAGCGGTGGGACAAGGATGGTGACGGCACATTCGAGGAGAGTGCAACTGACGTAACTGTCTTTAACAGTGACGGCAGCATTACTCAGACAATCAAAGATAACCCCTGGTTTGATACAGTAGTTTCTACCAGCGCGGATGGTCTTACGAAAACAACCGCAACAGTTAATTCGAACGCGACAACAAATGCTCAGGGAAAAACATACGCGCTCGAAAACGCTGATGGTTCCAAACTGGAAATTCGTGAAGACCTGAGTTTCAAGACCATCACGCACACGAGCGCCGATGGGCGCGTAGTGGAGGTGATGCACCATAATTTGCTGACGAATACGATCAGCCAGACTGCCGAAACCAGAATTGCGGTTGATGGAACAAAGACCGTCACGGTCGAAAATTTCAACCACCTGGGGATTCTAACAGACCGCCAAACATCGGTCACCAGCAGGGGTGGCCAAACCATTACCGACTATATGGATATCAATGGAGACGGCGTTACTGATCGCATTCAGCGCGACGTCTCAGTTGTCCGAGCGGATGGAAGTGTTGTCAGGACACTTGTAGAAACCAACAGTGACGGTTCTGTCCGGGAAAAGACAATCACTACGACGTCCGCCGATGGAAGATCATCTGTCTTGCAGCGTGATTCTGCAGGACTGGGATATTTTGACCATGTCGAGACCACCACCCATGACGTCAGCGGTGCTTCCAAGACAATATATCAGACATTCCTGAGTGACGGTTCCCTTCTACAAAGTTGGCAGAAAAATGTGAGGGCCGACGGGAACGTAACAAAAATTACGACGAACAATAGTTCACCAGACGGCCTGAGTAATGTGGAAACGCATATAATCTCCATTGATGGCTCTACGACGGGCAAAATCAACTATGTCGATATGCAATTCAATCAACCGCTATCTTCAATAACGACCACGCTGGGTAAGGATGGAAAATCCAGAGGCTTAGATGCTTTTAAATACTTGAATACAGCAGAAGTTATTTCATCTAATACTATTCGATATGAGTCGAAGCCCGACGGTTTTACCAGCGAGTTCTCGTCTGTTTTGGCCGACGGTTCAACCACTAAAGAATCATTTGGATTCGGCGAGGACATCGCTCAGCTGTTTGAAGAATTTTCTTGGCTAAGCGCTAACGGAGAATCTAAATTCACGTTAAATAGTAGCGAAAATGGAATACAAATTAAAATAGACGGCGACAACAACTCCGTTGCTTTGTCAAACCAGCTTTTCCACGCGCTTACGTTGTTCAATGGAGATGGTTCGCAATACGACTATGCAAGCCCAAGCCTTAGCAACTCGACTATATCAATAAGTGGTCAGGCGAATAAAATATGGTCGAATAATAGCACTGTATTACTCGCTAAAGGTGGCTCTGCGACGATAAACGGCATGTCTAATATCGTCATCGCCGGGATTAATACAGAGGTTTCAATTAACGGCACCGACAACCGTGTTCTGCGGACGCAGGCTGACATCTCGGGTAATCGTAGTATAGATTCACGCCACCAGGAAGACGTTCGCCTTGATAATAGGTATAGCTTCAGTTACGTCGCAGCGGATAAGACGCAAAAGACGTATCTCGACGCTAACAAGATACCGGTGATGATATTCGGGACTTGGGATGAAATCTGGGTTTATACTGTTACAACTCATGTTTTCCTGAACGGACCCATTCCTGCTATCGGCCCTTGGGGTACCTATGATGCGATTTCGGTGAACGATGCTCGAACTTACGTCCGCGGTTCCCCTGCCCTGATGCTTGAAACTGACGGCTATGTTGGCTTCGATGGCGGGCAACGCGTTAGCAGCGGCGTTGCTGGCAATTGGGTAACGGCACTCGGTGATCGCTCCGTCTCGCTTGTCGGGTCGAATATGAGGCAAGCCGTCGATTACCTCATCGGAGGCAACGGTAATGACATTATTGATGGGCGGGCAGGAGAAAGCGATATCCTTCATGGAGGCGCAGGTGACGACACAATTTATTTCGACGCTGCGAGCTATGGAAAATCCGGCGGAACATCGCTACCCCAAGCCATCGACGGCGGGTCCGGCTATGACACTGGCATCGTGACTTCCACAGGCGATGTGAATATATCGCTCGCTACTGGAAACTTCGAGGCGTTAATATCTAATAGTGGGAACGACACGATTACCGGAAATCCAAATGCCGCAGGATATATCGACGGCGGTGCTGGTAATGACATCATAATCGGTGGATTGCTTGACGATATTTTGCTGGGCGGTACTGGCAACGATACGATTTACGCCGGACAGGGGAATGATTTTCTCATTGGCGGTGCGGGGAACGACTTCCTAAGCGGGCAGGACGGAAATGACGTCCTTAATGGGTCCGACGGGAACGACGTGCTCAATGGCGGCGCTGGTAGCGACACGTTTATTTTCAATTTGGGTTTTGGTCACGATACGATCCAGGACTTTACCAAAGGCAAGGACATCATCGAGTTTGAGTATGGTTTGTTTGCAAACTGGCAGGACCTTGTCGCCAAGACGAGCCAAGTCGGCGCGGACACGAAAATTTCTTACGATGCAGAAAATTCCATTCTGATCCAGAACGTAGCATGGGCTCAACTCGGAGCTGACGATTTCCGTTTCGCCTGA
- a CDS encoding SH3 domain-containing protein, which yields MRKRYWIIGVILIYAAVNQMGSKSNVNQDGVTTRPTVPSQSGNVEPSKPVPSSREPQPNPPSLRKLEREKSAQDFPIRFVTGNRVAFRAAPSKNGNIIDRLDSGRRVLLIDQFGEWSHIRDELTQREGWMSSRLLGDKQKTDEDKPSDKVSKTKEREKSIPTIPDSVIIQRIIAESLASYPSSCACPYNTDRGGRRCGKRSAYSKPGGYSPVCFPQDVTSTMIEAFRRQ from the coding sequence ATGCGGAAACGGTACTGGATCATTGGGGTAATTCTCATCTACGCTGCAGTCAATCAGATGGGCAGCAAGTCTAATGTGAATCAGGACGGTGTCACCACGCGTCCTACTGTGCCATCCCAGTCGGGCAACGTAGAGCCGTCCAAACCAGTTCCCAGCTCTCGCGAACCGCAGCCCAATCCGCCAAGCCTGCGAAAATTGGAGCGAGAGAAATCTGCTCAAGATTTTCCAATCCGTTTTGTTACCGGCAATCGTGTAGCCTTCCGTGCAGCCCCGTCCAAGAATGGGAACATCATTGATCGCCTGGATAGTGGGCGGAGAGTTCTTTTGATTGATCAGTTTGGTGAGTGGTCTCATATTCGAGACGAACTCACCCAACGCGAAGGCTGGATGTCTTCAAGGCTTCTCGGTGACAAACAAAAAACGGATGAAGACAAACCTTCCGATAAAGTGTCGAAGACAAAAGAACGGGAAAAATCGATCCCCACGATTCCCGATTCTGTGATCATCCAGCGCATTATTGCTGAATCACTAGCAAGTTATCCCAGTTCGTGTGCCTGTCCTTACAACACAGACCGGGGAGGGCGGCGCTGTGGCAAGCGAAGCGCCTATTCGAAACCGGGTGGTTATTCGCCAGTGTGTTTTCCTCAAGACGTAACGAGCACCATGATAGAAGCGTTTCGGCGACAATAG